The Pochonia chlamydosporia 170 chromosome 1, whole genome shotgun sequence genome window below encodes:
- a CDS encoding ubiquitin-activating enzyme E1-like protein (similar to Coccidioides immitis RS XP_001240084.1) → MEAPNQANDPAAPSVSESVPVPVPVPPATDAPAAAVDAVDAADAVKGEAAKAEQVQSQPQQQPQPSQDTQQKDAQASLPTQQPPPAAPKQQNSARPSVMARDRFNHQSLGASLNSSVKQARVLLVGAGGIGCELLKNLVLTGFSEVHIVDLDTIDLSNLNRQFLFRQEHIKKPKALVAMAAAQKFNPNVKIVAHHANIKDHAYSVPWFRGFKIVFNALDNLEARRHVNKMCLAADVPLIESGTTGFNGQVQVIKKGVTACYDCTVKETPKTFPICTIRSTPSQPIHCIVWGKSYLLNEIFGVSEDQTAFDHSEDAENAHEIEELKKESEALEKIRDAVGTDTFPQMLFDKVFNSDIERLRSVEDMWKSRRKPEPLKYETVFTQATDAIASKDEILSDDQRVWTLEENLVVFRDSLDRLSKRMLELKKNSKGQSGPEPVISFDKDDIDTLDFVASSANIRSTIFGIDRKSRFNIKEMAGNIIPAIATTNAIVAGLCVLEAFKVLKGDYTQAKEIFLQPFAPTRLLGSDISRQPNPDCPVCGVFNAGVQVDPHKATLSDVVEDIVKAQLGFAEKEFVLNNEVGILYDADETENLPKKLSDLGIKSGSFLTVIDEDDEEPLVNVVLYIENHDFKEGEKPIKMELSERPEIPRKPKKAATATNGAANGIQQNGNLTASDAENKGLKRAHQGDDGQPTKKARLSGATDDDVVLVQDDDGTIVISDD, encoded by the exons ATGGAGGCGCCAAACCAAGCGAATGATCCTGCCGCGCCGTCGGTATCCGAGTCCGTGCCTGTAcctgtgcctgtgccaccTGCAACAGATGCgccagctgctgctgtcgATGCTGTCGATGCTGCCGATGCTGTCAaaggagaagctgccaaggctgaacAAGTTCAAtcacagcctcaacaacagcctcaaccTTCTCAAGATACCCAGCAGAAGGATGCACAAGCTTCGCTGCCCACACAGCAACCACCGCCGGCCGCACCCAAACAACAGAACTCCGCGCGACCGTCAGTCATGGCACGAGACAGATTCAACCACCAGTCGTTAGGCGCGTCTCTAAACTCGTCTGTGAAACAG gCTCGAGTTTTGCTCGTCGGCGCTGGGGGCATCGGGTGTGAGTTGCTCAAGAACCTCGTCCTCACTGGCTTCTCGGAAGTCCACATCGTCGATCTCGATACCATCGACCTCTCGAACCTCAACAGACAATTCCTTTTCCGACAGGAACACATCAAGAAACCGAAAGCCCTG gttgccatggccgcggCGCAAAAATTCAATCCAAATGTCAAAATCGTCGCCCATCACGCCAATATTAAAGACCACGCGTATTCGGTCCCGTGGTTCAGAGGTTTCAAGATTGTATTTAATGCACTGGATAACCTGGAGGCTCGACGGCACGTCAACAAGATGTGTCTTGCTGCAGATGTGCCTCTGATTGAAAGTGGCACCACTGGCTTCAACGGCCAAGTTCAGGTCATCAAAAAGGGTGTAACGGCATGCTACGATTGCACAGTAAAGGAAACACCTAAAACTTTCCCCATTTGCACGATTCGAAGTACACCAAGCCAGCCTATTCATTGCATCGTCTGGGGCAAAAGCTATTTACTGAA CGAAATATTCGGCGTTAGCGAGGACCAAACTGCGTTTGATCATTCCGAGGATGCTGAGAATG CCCATGAAATTGAAGAGCTCAAGAAGGAGTCGGAAGCTCTGGAAAAGATCCGTGATGCGGTCGGCACCGACACCTTTCCTCAGATGCTCTTCGACAAAGTCTTTAACAGTGACATTGAGCGGTTGAGATCAGTAGAAGACATGTGGAAATCGCGCAGAAAACCGGAACCTCTCAAATATGAGACGGTTTTTACGCAAGCCACTGATGCCATCGCCTCGAAAGACGAAATTCTCAGCGACGACCAGCGGGTGTGGACCCTCGAAGAGAATCTTGTTGTGTTCAGAGATAGCCTAGATCGGTTGAGCAAGCGAATGCTAGAGCTCAAGAAAAACAGCAAGGGCCAATCTGGACCCGAGCCGGTAATCAGcttcgacaaggacgacattGATACGTTGGATTTTGTGGCATCAAGCGCCAACATCAGATCGACTATTTTTGGCATTGATCGCAAGTCACGGTTCAACATCAAGGAAATGGCTGGTAACATTATTCCTGCCATTGCGACCACAAACGCAATTGTGGCGGGTCTTTGCGTCTTGGAAGCATTCAAGGTCCTCAAGGGGGATTACACACAAGCGAAAGAG ATATTTCTGCAACCGTTTGCACCAACCAGGCTCCTCGGCTCAGATATTTCGAGGCAGCCGAATCCAGACTGCCCTGTTTGTGGCGTCTTTAATGCCGGCGTTCAGGTGGACCCTCACAAGGCAACTCTAAGTGATGTCGTCGAGGATATAGTCAAGGCTCAGCTTGGATTTGCGGAGAAGGAATTTGTTCTCAACAACGAGGTTGGCATCCTGTACGATGCAGATGAGACAGAGAATCTGCCGAAAAAGCTGTCGGATCTTG GCATCAAATCAGGCAGCTTCCTTACCGTaattgatgaagatgacgaggaaccTTTGGTAAATGTTGTGCTTTATATTGAGAACCA CGACTTCAAAGAGGGAGAGAAGCCGATCAAGATGGAACTCAGTGAGCGACCCGAGATTCCTCGGAAACCCAAGAAGGCAGCGACTGCAACCAATGGTGCGGCCAACGGAATCCAGCAAAATGGCAACCTCACAGCTTCGGACGCTGAGAACAAGGGTCTCAAGCGAGCCCATCAAGGCGATGATGGGCAACCAACCAAAAAGGCGAGGTTATCTGGTGCCACGGACGACGATGTCGTCCTTGTgcaagatgatgacggtACTATTGTCATTTCCGACGACTGA